CAGCTGGAAGTTCGTGGATCAGGTGCGGGAAGCGTACCGCGAAAAAGGGCTTCCGGCATACCCTTACAGCCAGGGCAGCAGCGGCCCGGAGGAGGCGGACAGGCTTCTTTCTCAGCACGGACACAGCTGGTTTGAGTAGTACCGCAATCAGAGATGAGGTGGAGCGCCGCGGATGGTGAACCCACATAAAAATGCTGTTAAAATCATACCGTCCGCATTGACAGAAGAGGGAAATGACCCATATAATGGCATCGTAATCGGAGGAATACCAGCCTTTGGAAAGGATGACCGGCATATATGGAAGTGACTGGCAATGATGGCGGCTTAGGCTGTCACAACGGCAGACAGATATTTCAGCATAAACATGCAGCAGAATAGAGGGCATAACCCGCGCCTTAGAGAACGCGGGCTATGTCTTTTTGTATTCTGGTAAAGTTACAGAATATGCGGCAGACTGATGAAAGGTGGCGCTCCGTGAACATCACGGATACAGGGAGGGAAAAATTGAAGATGCAATCGGTTTTCGGCCTGCTGGGCGGGCTGGCATTGTTTTTGTATGGAATGCAGATGATGAGCGTGAATCTGGAGACTGCGGCAGGCAGCCGCATGAAGCAGATCCTGGAGAAGCTGACGGCCAACCGGCTGCTGGGGGTCTGCGTCGGGGCGGGCATCACTGCGGTGATCCAGTCCTCGTCGGCGACAACGGTCATGGTGGTGGGGTTTGTCAATTCCGGGCTTATGACTTTAAAGCAGGCGGTCTGGATCATCATGGGCGCCAATATCGGCACGACGATCACCGGGCAGCTGATCGCTCTGGACATCGGCGCGCTGGCGCCGCTCATCACCTTTGTGGGTGTGGCGCTGGTCTTATTTGTCAAAAGAAAGAATATCCAGTTTGCAGGCGGGATCGTGGCTGGTCTGGGTATCCTCTTTTTAGGGATGGGAATGATGGGGGACGCGTTGGTTCCCATGCAGGATTCAAAAGCCTTTGTACAGCTGATGACCACTTTTTCCAATCCATTTTTAGGGATCCTGGCAGGAGCCGCTTTTACTGCAGTCATCCAGTCCTCGTCGGCTTCGGTGGGAATCCTGCAGGCGCTGATGGTGAGCGGGCTGATCGGGATTGACAGTGCTGTGTTTGTACTGTTCGGACAGAATATAGGGACCTGCATCACAGCTGCACTGGCATCCATCGGGGCGAGCCGGGATGCCAAACGCGCTACGCTGATCCATCTGATGTTTAATATGATCGGTACGGCGGTATTTACCATGATCTGCCTGGTCTGGCCCTTTGCCCACATGGTGGCGGGCCTCACGCCGGACAACCCTGCCGCGCAGCTCGCCAATGTGCACACCCTGTTTAACGTGGCTACCACCTTGATGCTGCTGCCTTTTGGCGCGCAGCTTGCGTGGCTGGCGAGAAAGCTTCTGCCGGATAAGCCGCGTCAGCAGGCGGAGGAGGAGCGCTGGTTCGAGGAGCTTTTGTCCTCCGATCATGTTCTGGGCGTGTCAGTGATCGCGAGAAAGCAGCTGAATGAAGACATTGGCCGTATGGTACGTCTGGCCGCAGAGAATGTAGAGAAGAGCTTTTTGGCGTTTGAGGAGAAAAGCCGGGAGGAGCTGGAGAGAATCTGGGAACGGGAGAATACGATCGATCTTATGAATGCCCGGCTGTCAAGGAAGATCTCGAAAGTTCTCACGGTGGAGCATTCTCCATATGAGGTGGATGCCCTGCACCGCATGTTTACGATCACGGGAAATGTGGAGCGGATCGGGGATCACGCGAAAAATATTGCGGGTTATGCGGAAACGATGATGGAGCAGGGGCTGGAGTTATCTGAGCAGGCGAAAGCGGAGCTTGCGCTGATGCGGATATCCTGCAGCCGGGCCATGGGGCTTCTCTGTGATACGGGATGGATGGGGACTGAAGAATGGTTCGGTGGTAACGGGCAGGAGGAAATCCAGAGCAGGGTGCGGCTTGCGGGGGAACTGGAGCAGTATATAGATGATCAGGCCGAGGAATTCCGCGCCAACCAGATCCGGCGCATGGGTAACGGAAAGTGCCATGTGGAAACTTCCATCCTTTATTCGGAGATCCTGACGGATTTTGAGCGGATCGGGGATCATGTGCTGAATATTGCGCGGGCGGGGAGAGGATGACAAGAATTAAATTGACGATGGGCAGCTGGTTATGTTACTATGAAACAAAATCAGTACTTGTTTTCTAAGGAGGCGTGACATGGCATTTTATTATGAAGAACCATCCAGAACGTTCAGTGAATATCTTTTGATTCCGGGATATTCGTCTACAAAGTGCATTCCTTCGGAGGTAGATCTAAAGACTCCCCTGGTCAGATTCAGGAAAGGGGAGGAACCGGCTCTTTCCATCAATATCCCAATGGTCTCCGCGATCATGCAGTCTGTCTCGGACGACAGGCTGGCAGTGGCGCTTGCCCAGGAGGGCGGTATGTCCTTTATCTACGGGTCCCAGCCGGTTGAGGAGCAGGCGGCCATGGTAAGACGGGTAAAGCGTTACCGTGCCGGGTTTGTGGTAAGCGATTCCAATGTTTCTCCGGAGATGACGCTGTCAGACGTGCTGCGGCTGACGGAAGAGACCGGGCATTCCACCATAGCGGTCACGGAGGACGGAAGTCCCAATGGAAAGCTGCTGGGCATCGTCACCAACAAGGATTACCGTGTCAGCCGCATGACCCCGGACACCAAAGTAAAGGAATTCATGACAAAGCTGGAGCACATGGTCTATGCAGATGAGGATACCACACTGAAAGAGGCCAACGATATCATCTGGGAGCACAAGATCAACTGCCTGCCGCTGGTCAACAAGAATCAGGAGCTTGTCTATCTGGTGTTCCGCAAAGACTATGACACCCACAAACAGAATGAGAACGAGCTGATCGACAGTTCCAAGCGTTACATGGTGGGCGCAGGCATCAATACGAGAGATTATGAGGAGCGCGTCCCGGCTCTTATAGAGGCAGGTGCGGATGCGCTTTGTATTGACAGCTCAGAGGGATTTTCCGAGTGGCAGAAGATCACCATCGACTACATCAGGAAGAATTATGGCGACGCTGTAAAGGTAGGCGCCGGCAATGTGGTGGATGCCGAAGGATTCCGTTTCCTGGCGGAAGCGGGAGCGGATTTTGTCAAGGTCGGGATCGGCGGCGGAGCGATCTGCATCACCCGGGAACAAAAGGGAATCGGCAGAGGCCAGGCGACGGCGCTGATCGAGGTGGCGAAAGCCAGGGATGCCTATTATGAGGAGACCGGCATTTATGTTCCGATCTGCTCTGACGGGGGGATCGTCCACGATTATCATGTCACTCTGGCACTTGCCATGGGAGCTGATTTTGTCATGCTGGGCAGGTATTTCGCCCGGTTCGATGAAAGCCCGACCAAGCGTGTCAATATCAACGGAAGCTACATGAAGGAGTATTGGGGCGAGGGCAGCGCCAGGGCGCGGAACTGGCAGCGGTACGATATGGGCGGAGAGAAGAAGCTTTCCTTCGAGGAGGGCGTGGATTCCCTGGTGCCTTATGCAGGAAGCTTAAAGGACAATGTGAATTTAACCTTGAGCAAGGTGCGCTCCACCATGTGCAACTGCGGCGCGCTGACGATCGCGGAGCTGCAGAAGAAAGCCAAGATCACGCTGGTTTCTTCCACCAGTATTGTGGAAGGCGGAGCACATGATGTGATGCTGCGCAATCCCAAATAAACGATCCTTTCGATTTGGACACAGAGGGTATCTGCAAATGCCTTCTGTGTCCATTTGTTTATAAAGCCAGTACTGTTTCTCCGGTTTTATGGATTTACAGCGTTATTAATTTTTGTTAAATGTACAGATTATGAAGAGGAATATGACAGCAGATGTCAGGTTTTATCTGGTATGATATAACCACAGTCTCAGATGACGGAATCTGCACAAATGAAATATGCAGGAGCAGAAAATATAGGAACAGAAAATGTAGAAGCAGAAAATACAGGAACAATAACGAGGAGGAAGCGCCATGCTGGAACTACCGGAAGTACGAAACATCTCATCCCAGCTTCAGAATTATGTCACAGGAAGAACAGTCGTCCAGGTCCTGCCGCCGACGAAGAAGCATAAGTTCTGCTGGTTCAACGGAGAACCATCGGATTATGACGGAGTTCTGGCCGGGAAAAAGATCATCGGGGCGCAGGGGTTTGGAATATTTGCAGAAATCCTGTTTGAGGAGGGATACAAGCTAAGCTTCAACGACGGCGTGAATGTGCGTCTTTTGCAGGCAGAAAAACTGCCGAAGGACTATCAGCTCCTGGCAGTCTTGGATGACGGCAGTGCGCTT
This portion of the Clostridium sp. AN503 genome encodes:
- a CDS encoding Na/Pi cotransporter family protein, which produces MQSVFGLLGGLALFLYGMQMMSVNLETAAGSRMKQILEKLTANRLLGVCVGAGITAVIQSSSATTVMVVGFVNSGLMTLKQAVWIIMGANIGTTITGQLIALDIGALAPLITFVGVALVLFVKRKNIQFAGGIVAGLGILFLGMGMMGDALVPMQDSKAFVQLMTTFSNPFLGILAGAAFTAVIQSSSASVGILQALMVSGLIGIDSAVFVLFGQNIGTCITAALASIGASRDAKRATLIHLMFNMIGTAVFTMICLVWPFAHMVAGLTPDNPAAQLANVHTLFNVATTLMLLPFGAQLAWLARKLLPDKPRQQAEEERWFEELLSSDHVLGVSVIARKQLNEDIGRMVRLAAENVEKSFLAFEEKSREELERIWERENTIDLMNARLSRKISKVLTVEHSPYEVDALHRMFTITGNVERIGDHAKNIAGYAETMMEQGLELSEQAKAELALMRISCSRAMGLLCDTGWMGTEEWFGGNGQEEIQSRVRLAGELEQYIDDQAEEFRANQIRRMGNGKCHVETSILYSEILTDFERIGDHVLNIARAGRG
- a CDS encoding IMP dehydrogenase; amino-acid sequence: MAFYYEEPSRTFSEYLLIPGYSSTKCIPSEVDLKTPLVRFRKGEEPALSINIPMVSAIMQSVSDDRLAVALAQEGGMSFIYGSQPVEEQAAMVRRVKRYRAGFVVSDSNVSPEMTLSDVLRLTEETGHSTIAVTEDGSPNGKLLGIVTNKDYRVSRMTPDTKVKEFMTKLEHMVYADEDTTLKEANDIIWEHKINCLPLVNKNQELVYLVFRKDYDTHKQNENELIDSSKRYMVGAGINTRDYEERVPALIEAGADALCIDSSEGFSEWQKITIDYIRKNYGDAVKVGAGNVVDAEGFRFLAEAGADFVKVGIGGGAICITREQKGIGRGQATALIEVAKARDAYYEETGIYVPICSDGGIVHDYHVTLALAMGADFVMLGRYFARFDESPTKRVNINGSYMKEYWGEGSARARNWQRYDMGGEKKLSFEEGVDSLVPYAGSLKDNVNLTLSKVRSTMCNCGALTIAELQKKAKITLVSSTSIVEGGAHDVMLRNPK